The Gossypium arboreum isolate Shixiya-1 chromosome 6, ASM2569848v2, whole genome shotgun sequence DNA window TCTTTTATCTCCTCTTCTTTATTTTGTTATtcgtaattttttcttttaataaatcattattaaattttaaaaattattttactcaTATTTTGGTCTTTTAAGTTATTCAACATTGATTCTAAAAATAGAATCAAACCCTTAAGTATTGAATTTAAGTATTAATTAACCCATATTTTGATCtttgaaagttaaaatttttagaataatAGAGAGATAAATCCATAGTCATATTAAAATAGATAGATAAAAAGTTTACTCATTCATTATTATTAATAATTCATGTTATATAAGTTgagatatttttatatttttaattactgGGAATCAAACTTAgagttaaaatttaaatatgatatGTATTATTTTCAACGAGAATTTTACCTTTTAATTATATAAGAACTCAAATACTTAAAAAATGAATTTAGAAAGCACAAGCTCTTTAGCAAGTGCTTGAAAAACAAACATACATCGTTAGACTTGAATCCATGTTGCCACTTGGACTTCATCATTctcattcaaaaatattttaataaatttattttatctttcgagtaaattgtgaaaatggttattttaaaaaattcattggTTAAAACAATTCAAGTTAATATTTTAACAGTTTAACAtcctaatttttcatttttataaaataacactTACGTTTTATTTGTTTAGCACtttaatcaaataaaataaaatatgtctATTACATGATTATCAATCTACTACCAAACAATAAGCTATTTATTCATCATGCTAGTACACTAGTTTTTCCTTATGTTAAAACATATGTACTAAATAAGTTTTTCCTTATCTTATTACACTAGTAACCAAAAGAGACGATGATGCTTAATTATCCTATTAATAGGTATAagagtttttaaaatttgatctATGCTTTTAAATATTTATTGTGCTAGTATTTAATGCAAGATGAAATTACTTAATTGAAACGAAATCGATACTTTGAAGATTTAATTAGAATGTTTTGAAATGTGAGATTAACGGTAGATATATGAGGTAATTAACCCTATTAAATATTGGGTTAATTCTACCAAATGTCCACAAGCTATTGCCTAGCTTATAACTTGGTCATAAACTACAAAACGTTCTAATTGTGTCCTTAAAGTATTAGTATTGTATCAATCAGATTATTCTATCAACTTAGTCGTCAATTTAAGTATTAAATGCCGATTTAGATATAATGTGGAACTTATTTAAAACACATGGATCAAATTATACACACGTGTGTACTTATCACATAAACAACTTAAATATAACATGTTAAAATATAAGAAAGGTATTTTTTAACATGTCACATTCAAAACTGTTCATGTTCAATTTGAGCTAGCATTTAATGTCAAGGTTAATAGCTAAGCTGAAAAAAGGACGTAATTGATGCAATATACTTTTTAAAACTCAATGAAAAGGTTTAGAAGTTTGAGAACTTCAAATGAAATTAACCCTTTGAATAAAAGATAAGGAAAGAACGTGGAAAGGTCGGCAGAGGTGCTGGGCGAAGGGCAGAAAGTGGAGCAGATAAAATTACGGTCAACATGAAGAAACCTTGGTTTTTAGTTTGTATCCCATATATCTGATTGCCATTGGTGGGTGGGAggcttgactttgaaaatccccATTGAATTTCAACATTTTCGTACCGACGCGCATGACTTTCCTCTTTCCTCCTTTTTCTTATTTTCAAACATCTTGTTCGTCGGATTATAGACCACTTTTTCAAGCTAAGACTCCAAGTGGGATGTATTTATGAATACTGTTGTTTAAGAGAAACCTATTTCATCCTCATCTTCCACTTGCTTTCCTTAATAACCCTTTGGATTTTTATCCCTTTCCCTCTATATATTGCCTTTTCCCCGGGTTTTCATATCTGAGTCCCTGTTTCTTGTTTGCTTTTGTTTTGTTCATATAGTACTACAATACGTTCAGTAATGGAACCAGCTTGGGTGGATACTACTTTGGATCTCAACATCAACCCTTGTTTTCGCACCAACAAAGCTATGGTGAGTTTGGGTTTTCTTTTTCCTATTGGTTTTTAAAGCTATTTTCCCCCTGGTTTTCGATTGTTGGGACTTACAAAGAAAGTTTTTCAACTTACTTGAACCAGAAACGAGAATTTGAGGGAGATGTGGCTGAGTCGGCACCAGTTAAATATGAGGTGAGTttcaaaaggactaaaattaTAGTTACACCCATTTCTGCTTATATATGTTGTTTAGAGCTGAATGTTACTAATTTTTTAACAGAGTGGAGTGTTGGTGGAGGAATTGAATCGGGTCAGCGCCGAGAACAAGAAGCTAACTGAGATGCTAACAGTTCTATGCGAACAGTATTACTCTTTGCAGCACCAATTCATGGAATTGGTCAACAAGAACCCTGAAATTGAAACTACTGCTGCTGCAACAACATCATCATcaaagaagagaaaagctgagtgGGAGGATTATGGTGCCAACATGATTGGATTTAGTGGGAACACTGAGACCAGCTCTAGTGATGATGGCTCACCTAAAACTCCCAAGGACTGCATTAAACCTAAGGTTTCTAGGGTTCAAGTCCGCACAAATCCTTCTGATAATAGCCTGGTAGGTTACTCGGAGTTCAATTTTCCTATTACTGAGACCCGAAATGATTCGAACTCGAAACTGAGCCAAATTCAATGTTGTTGTATGATGTTACAGATAGTAAGGGATGGATATCAATGGCGAAAATATGGTCAAAAAGTCACAAGAGATAACCCCTGTCCCAGAGCATACTTCAAGTGCTCTTTTGCCCCAAGTTGTCCGGTCAAGAAAAAGGTGAGTGATGCTTCCTCTCCAAGAGcagtttttgtttttaaattaattttttggcTTCTGCCTGGATCCAAGAGCATTATTTGTTTCTAATTATTGTTTTTTGGGTATTGATGGATGGTTTTGCAGGTGCAAAGAAGTGCTGAAGACCCATCGATCTTGGTGGCAACATATGAAGGAGAGCACAACCACCATGAGCACCACCGTTCTCCACCTGCTGAAATATCATTAAGCTCCAACAACAACACCCCTAGTTCCAACACTGGTTCGGGTCCTGTTTCATCTGCCCCAACCAAAGCTTTAGCTTCCACTGTAACACTAGAGCTGCTTCAACCAGCTGGTTTGGGCGGCGATGAAACCGAAAGGGCAGCCCTACAAATCGACGCACCAGCAATCCAACAGATTTTAGTTCATCAAATGGCGGCTTCTTTGAGCAGAGACCCCAATTTCACGGCAGCCCTTGCTGCAGCCATTTCAGGAAGAGCTGTGTAGACCGGAAAATAGGATTGAAAAGTGGTGAAAATTTCAGTCTTTTTTGTAGGTTCAATGGGAGAAGAGTATCAAATGATGTAAATAGTATATTACTGCATGTATTTGTCAGAGAAGAAAAAACAAGGTAACTCTGTGCCGAAGTAATTTAGCACCACAAGAACTACTTTTCAAAGCTGTCGATGGCCGGAAATGTATCTATCATTTTTCTACATTTTGTTTTTATTCATATTCGATCCCATCTCATATGTACTTAAATTTTGGTTTATTTCTAAATgattaattcaattttattttaatcaggttgatattaatattttaaaaattatattatttttatttaatattctatattctatatatatattttagacaacttaatataatttttaatgtgAATACACTTGAGAGGTCTTTCTATTATAGGACCAGATTGAATTAATTCATCCATTATTAAATAGATCAATTTGGTCATTATACTATTAAAAACAATGGAATAATGTTTTCATTCGTTCAATTTGGTCATTATACGCATGAAGGACGGAGTTTTGAGAAcagtagaatttttttttttttagatttaatgCTAACCGGGCATTGGAAAATAATGTTGAAGAGGCAATCAAGCAAAGGTGGGATTTGGAAGATAAGAATCTGCCAGAAAAATTAGAAGATCTGAAATTGAAATTGATAAATTGGGATAAAGATAATCGCAAATTCAAATGGAAGACGAGAGGATTTAAAATCTCgacttatttatttaaataataaagatCAAATGAAGATATTTTGGCAGAAGTAACAGATGTTAAGCTAGCATTCAACATGGAAGCTGACAAAGAAGAATTGTATTGGGAACAATAAGCAAGGGCTAATTGATTACGAATGGGGGACCGAAACACAGTTTTTTTCCATAATTTTGCAACCCAACGTAAAAAAAGAAACATAATAAAGAAATTGGAAGATGGAAGGGGAGGATGGGTTCACGGTGACAACGCCATTAAAGACCTAACAATCAATTTCTTTCAGAATCCTTTTTTTACCA harbors:
- the LOC108484371 gene encoding probable WRKY transcription factor 40 (The RefSeq protein has 1 substitution compared to this genomic sequence), with product MEPAWVDTTLDLNINPCFRTNKAMKREFEGDVAESAPVKYESGVLVEELNRVSAENKKLTEMLTVLCEQYYSLQHQFMELVNKNPEIETTAAATTSSSKKRKAEWEDYGANMIGFSGNTETSSSDDGSPKTPKDCIKPKVSRVQVRTNPSDNSLIVRDGYQWRKYGQKVTRDNPCPRAYFKCSFAPSCPVKKKVQRSAEDPSILVATYEGEHNHHEHHRSPPAEISLNSNNNTPSSNTGSGPVSSAPTKALASTVTLELLQPAGLGGDETERAALQIDAPAIQQILVHQMAASLSRDPNFTAALAAAISGRAV